In Granulicella tundricola MP5ACTX9, a single genomic region encodes these proteins:
- the tssK gene encoding type VI secretion system baseplate subunit TssK, with protein MKFLSRVVWSEGMHLGPHHFQTQSRYFEDSLWFLSAGLRRNPWGLISLSLDTEAIRNGNVVLRYASGIFPDGLVFEIPDSDPAPPAVSLKDLFSPTDSEITLFLTVPKRSSRGLDCDTATLKSNAARYSSADRTITDDTSGQDEYTVAFGNKNLTLVSQAQLTPDAISFPLARIFRDGKGGFAVDPDFIPPALRISANENLLTLLKRLIETLNERIKTVSRGKKREGQFEIGSSSLDVANYWFLHALCSAIPSLQQHLDAKHSHPEELYLDLVRLSGALCTFSLESNPSDIPPYSHLHLQSVFHALDAHIRRHLEIVVPSNTLTLDFTKSEPYVFVANVNDERCFRRARWIFGIRSSLAESDLLRLTPHLVKICSAEGVTKLVQRALPGLELLHLSVPPSSMSAEADMHYFSISSAGACWQHILQTKRVGIYVPGDIRDAVFEITVILEANA; from the coding sequence ATGAAGTTCCTCTCTCGCGTCGTCTGGTCGGAGGGAATGCATCTTGGCCCACATCACTTCCAGACTCAGAGCCGCTATTTCGAAGACTCCCTCTGGTTCCTCTCAGCAGGCCTTCGCCGCAATCCCTGGGGCCTCATCAGCCTCTCCCTCGACACCGAAGCCATCCGCAACGGCAACGTCGTCCTCCGTTACGCCTCCGGCATCTTCCCGGACGGCCTTGTCTTCGAGATCCCCGACAGCGATCCCGCACCCCCCGCCGTCAGCCTCAAAGACCTCTTCTCCCCCACCGACAGCGAGATCACCCTCTTCCTCACCGTCCCCAAGCGCTCCTCTCGCGGCCTCGACTGCGACACCGCCACCCTGAAATCCAACGCCGCCCGCTACTCCTCCGCCGACCGCACCATCACCGACGACACCAGCGGCCAGGACGAGTACACCGTAGCCTTCGGCAATAAAAATCTCACCCTCGTCAGCCAGGCCCAGCTCACCCCCGACGCTATCTCCTTCCCCCTTGCCCGCATCTTCCGCGATGGCAAAGGCGGCTTCGCCGTCGATCCCGACTTCATCCCTCCCGCCCTCCGCATCTCCGCCAACGAGAACCTCCTCACCCTCCTCAAGCGCCTCATTGAAACCCTCAACGAGCGCATCAAGACCGTCTCCCGCGGCAAAAAGCGTGAAGGCCAGTTCGAGATCGGCAGCTCCTCCCTCGACGTCGCCAACTACTGGTTCCTCCACGCCCTCTGCTCCGCCATCCCATCCCTCCAGCAGCATCTCGACGCCAAGCACAGCCACCCCGAGGAGCTCTACCTCGATCTCGTCCGCCTCTCCGGCGCCCTCTGCACCTTTTCGCTCGAGTCCAATCCATCCGACATCCCCCCCTACTCCCACCTCCATCTCCAGTCCGTCTTCCACGCCCTCGACGCCCACATCCGCCGCCATCTTGAGATCGTCGTCCCCTCCAACACCCTCACCCTCGACTTCACCAAGTCCGAGCCCTACGTCTTCGTCGCCAACGTCAACGACGAGCGTTGCTTCCGCCGCGCCCGCTGGATCTTCGGCATCCGGTCCTCGCTCGCCGAGTCCGACCTCCTCCGCCTTACCCCGCACCTCGTCAAGATCTGCTCCGCCGAAGGCGTCACCAAGCTCGTCCAGCGCGCCCTCCCCGGACTCGAGCTCCTCCACCTCTCTGTCCCTCCCTCCTCCATGTCGGCTGAGGCGGACATGCACTACTTCAGCATCAGCTCCGCCGGAGCCTGCTGGCAGCACATCCTCCAGACCAAGCGCGTCGGCATCTATGTGCCCGGTGACATCCGCGACGCCGTCTTTGAAATCACCGTCATCCTTGAGGCCAACGCATGA
- a CDS encoding DotU family type IV/VI secretion system protein — MSTAATIPQAPPAARTNSLALSFQDVITVVLRMRYGAQRIPDAAAFRVSIRKMIAASVQEVRSLGYSDATSHMALYAIIGFLDESVLNSQDPVFADWSRRPLQEEMFGGHFAGETFFRQVADLLNAPESTEVADTLELHAICLLLGYRGKYAFGEGGEISGILSRIRDKIIRIRGPLALARLSAVPEVKIVAKRDKWLTSLYLAAACLIVLTIVLFAVYTLTLGSGLGSIRSAALFTPFTRLSL, encoded by the coding sequence ATGAGCACCGCCGCCACTATTCCGCAGGCCCCACCCGCCGCCCGCACCAACTCACTCGCCCTCTCCTTCCAGGACGTCATCACCGTCGTCCTCCGCATGCGTTACGGAGCCCAGCGAATCCCCGACGCCGCAGCCTTCCGCGTCTCTATCCGCAAGATGATCGCGGCCTCCGTCCAGGAGGTCCGCTCTCTCGGTTACTCCGATGCCACCAGCCACATGGCCCTCTACGCCATCATCGGTTTCCTCGATGAAAGTGTCCTCAACTCCCAGGACCCCGTCTTCGCCGATTGGTCCCGCCGCCCTCTCCAGGAAGAGATGTTCGGCGGCCACTTCGCCGGCGAGACCTTCTTCCGCCAGGTCGCAGACCTCCTCAACGCCCCCGAATCCACGGAAGTCGCCGACACCCTCGAGCTCCACGCCATCTGCCTCCTCCTTGGCTATCGTGGCAAGTACGCCTTCGGCGAAGGCGGCGAGATAAGCGGTATTCTGTCCCGCATCCGCGACAAGATCATCCGCATCCGTGGCCCGCTCGCCCTCGCCCGCCTCAGTGCCGTACCAGAGGTCAAAATCGTCGCCAAACGCGATAAGTGGCTCACCTCCCTGTATCTCGCCGCCGCCTGCCTCATCGTGTTGACCATCGTGCTCTTCGCCGTCTACACCCTCACCCTCGGCTCCGGCCTCGGCAGCATTCGCAGCGCTGCCCTCTTCACTCCCTTTACGAGGCTCTCCCTGTGA
- a CDS encoding ImcF-related family protein yields MKRIWLVVLGFVLYLALVIGVGFLLHLPTQRTVLFIVILGLLGAAACAVIIWYLNKISPAGEPANAADQSNLDSLIKDADNKLKQANRPGIKSLAQLPLIYVIGDENSAKTQTILQSGLDPELLAGQVYRDQSIVPTQSINIWLTGSAAVVEASGALLRQPGLWQRLVKLTAPGKVSAALSKSALQPTRAVVLCVSIERILAPSTSEQIRALAQSMNERLRQISQSLGISLPVYVLFTKLDTVTAFAEYAANLTEAEVTTPLGSMLAETGAAGAGLYADRAAQQIGQRFDEVAYLLSEFRLELLARGGQPQTLARSYEFPRDLRKIRPGIVDFLVEVARPTQIGVNPYLRGFFFSGMRAHIVEDVLSVGAQHSAPIVDPNAGATKIFSIAAMQQQAAPTPVRSSSTRKVAQWVFLPYFFSRLVLTDKTALESSRSSTRVSGVKRFLAACVCALFAVYLVLLTISFFNNRSLENRAAAATRDIHPVGKSDVASVADLQSLEELRQVLVELDGYHKDGAPLMDRWGIYRGEDIHIAACHAWGDRFNKLLLTQTQNNITTKLAALPVKALPTDEYQATYKPLKAWLITTSNPDKSTTDFLPPVLFSEWVAARSVTAETGALAENQFEYYAGVLPEPNSCLARLGGKPDQTLIANTRGYLNSFAGMDHVYLSMKAAADRKFQPIEFKKLYPGSVRIVSAPTIVDGSFSKDGFTFMQDAINHPDQYLSGEEWVTGPVTAPIDRGHLRDQLSERYQTDFLGAWRTFIKTSQVNGFGGLEDAANRLHELDGPASPVLQVLGLVSRNTSVSIPAFSQPFQMPQAIVKTDTAPTNSGYTEKLTAIEQALRQMISAPGTPDPSGVNSAAGTAETAVNGMRGSFDPAGVVDTSAERLLREPITYVGGIAGKAGGKAANKEGGDFCAAAKTVLDKFPFNPDAKLDATPEEVATFFSPTGPIGVFVASQSKFIAYNGTLYSAVPGTQVNPALLNFLNATKSVAAILLPNGATTPSLNFSITQEATPSLTAATLDVDGTSYSTVGTSSHITWQYRVQGSVKLAGSGQTKNSFGPWSIFHFAYAAKHPAPNKLEYIFQNNGITEKSQTGVDIIYNFDLDENGAKLLNPDYMRHSMHCVSTVTK; encoded by the coding sequence GTGAAACGCATCTGGCTCGTCGTCCTCGGCTTCGTCCTCTATCTCGCCCTCGTCATCGGCGTAGGCTTCCTCCTGCATCTCCCCACCCAGCGCACCGTCCTCTTCATCGTCATCCTTGGCCTCCTCGGAGCCGCCGCCTGCGCCGTCATCATCTGGTACCTCAACAAGATCTCCCCCGCCGGCGAACCCGCCAACGCAGCCGATCAGTCCAACCTTGACTCACTCATCAAGGACGCAGACAACAAGCTCAAGCAGGCCAATCGCCCCGGCATCAAGTCCCTCGCCCAGCTTCCCCTCATCTACGTCATCGGCGACGAAAACTCCGCCAAAACCCAGACCATCCTCCAGTCCGGCCTCGACCCCGAACTCCTCGCCGGCCAGGTCTACCGCGATCAATCCATCGTCCCCACCCAGAGCATCAACATCTGGCTCACCGGCTCCGCGGCCGTCGTAGAGGCCTCCGGCGCACTCCTCCGCCAGCCCGGTCTCTGGCAGCGCCTCGTCAAGCTCACCGCTCCCGGCAAGGTCTCCGCAGCCCTCTCCAAATCCGCCCTCCAGCCCACCCGCGCCGTTGTCCTCTGCGTCTCCATCGAGCGCATCCTCGCCCCCAGCACCTCGGAGCAGATTCGCGCCCTCGCTCAGTCCATGAACGAGCGCCTCCGCCAGATCTCGCAATCCCTCGGCATCTCTCTCCCCGTCTACGTCCTCTTCACCAAGCTGGACACCGTCACCGCCTTCGCAGAGTACGCAGCCAATCTCACCGAAGCCGAAGTCACCACGCCCCTCGGCTCCATGCTCGCTGAAACCGGTGCCGCAGGTGCTGGCCTCTATGCAGATCGCGCCGCCCAGCAAATCGGCCAGCGCTTCGACGAGGTCGCCTACCTGCTCTCGGAGTTCCGCCTCGAGCTCCTCGCACGCGGCGGCCAACCCCAAACCCTCGCCCGCTCGTATGAGTTCCCACGCGACCTCCGCAAGATCCGCCCCGGCATCGTGGACTTCCTCGTAGAGGTCGCACGCCCCACCCAGATCGGCGTCAACCCCTACCTGCGCGGTTTCTTCTTCTCAGGCATGCGCGCCCACATCGTGGAGGACGTCCTCTCCGTCGGCGCACAGCATTCAGCACCCATTGTCGATCCCAACGCCGGCGCCACCAAGATCTTCTCCATCGCCGCCATGCAGCAGCAGGCCGCGCCCACACCCGTCCGCTCCTCCTCAACCCGCAAGGTAGCCCAGTGGGTCTTCCTGCCGTACTTCTTCTCCCGCCTCGTCCTCACGGACAAGACCGCGCTCGAATCCAGTCGCTCCAGCACCCGTGTCTCCGGTGTAAAGCGCTTCCTCGCCGCCTGCGTCTGCGCTCTCTTCGCCGTCTACCTCGTCCTCCTCACCATCTCCTTCTTCAACAACCGCAGTCTGGAAAATCGCGCTGCGGCCGCCACCCGTGACATCCATCCCGTCGGCAAATCCGACGTAGCCTCCGTCGCTGACCTGCAGTCTCTCGAAGAACTCCGCCAGGTCCTCGTTGAACTCGACGGCTACCACAAGGACGGCGCGCCCCTCATGGATCGCTGGGGCATCTATCGCGGCGAGGACATCCACATCGCCGCCTGTCATGCCTGGGGTGACCGCTTCAACAAACTTCTCCTCACCCAGACCCAGAACAACATCACTACCAAGCTCGCCGCCCTGCCCGTCAAAGCGCTCCCCACGGACGAGTATCAGGCTACATACAAGCCCCTCAAGGCATGGCTCATCACCACCTCCAACCCGGACAAGAGCACCACGGACTTCCTACCGCCCGTCCTCTTCTCAGAGTGGGTCGCCGCCCGCTCCGTCACCGCCGAAACCGGAGCGCTCGCTGAAAATCAGTTCGAGTACTACGCCGGCGTCCTCCCTGAGCCCAACTCCTGCCTCGCCCGCCTCGGCGGCAAACCCGACCAGACCCTCATCGCCAACACCCGCGGCTATCTCAACTCCTTTGCCGGCATGGATCATGTCTACCTCAGCATGAAGGCCGCCGCCGACCGCAAGTTCCAGCCCATCGAGTTCAAGAAGCTCTACCCCGGCTCCGTCCGCATCGTCAGCGCACCCACCATCGTTGACGGCTCCTTCTCCAAGGATGGCTTCACCTTCATGCAGGACGCCATCAACCACCCGGATCAGTACCTCTCCGGAGAAGAGTGGGTCACCGGACCAGTCACCGCGCCCATCGATCGCGGCCACCTCCGTGACCAGCTCTCCGAGCGTTACCAGACCGACTTCCTCGGTGCTTGGCGCACCTTCATCAAGACCTCTCAGGTCAACGGCTTCGGCGGCCTGGAAGACGCTGCCAACCGCCTCCATGAGCTTGATGGGCCCGCCTCACCGGTCCTTCAGGTCCTCGGTCTCGTCTCGCGCAACACCTCCGTCAGCATCCCCGCCTTCAGCCAGCCCTTCCAGATGCCGCAGGCGATCGTGAAGACGGATACCGCACCCACCAACTCCGGCTACACGGAAAAGCTCACCGCCATCGAGCAGGCCCTCCGCCAGATGATCTCCGCCCCCGGCACCCCGGACCCCAGCGGAGTCAACAGCGCCGCCGGAACGGCGGAAACAGCCGTCAACGGCATGCGTGGCAGCTTCGATCCCGCCGGAGTTGTAGACACCAGCGCGGAACGTCTCCTCCGCGAACCCATTACCTATGTCGGCGGCATCGCCGGCAAGGCTGGCGGCAAGGCAGCCAACAAGGAAGGCGGAGACTTCTGCGCCGCCGCCAAGACCGTCCTGGACAAGTTCCCCTTCAACCCCGACGCCAAGCTCGACGCCACCCCGGAAGAGGTCGCAACCTTCTTCAGCCCCACCGGACCCATCGGCGTCTTCGTCGCCAGTCAGTCCAAGTTCATCGCCTATAACGGCACCCTCTACAGCGCCGTCCCCGGCACGCAGGTCAACCCGGCCCTGCTCAACTTCCTCAACGCCACCAAGTCGGTCGCCGCCATTCTGCTCCCCAACGGCGCCACCACCCCGAGCCTCAACTTCTCCATCACCCAGGAAGCTACCCCCAGCCTCACTGCGGCCACGCTGGATGTGGACGGCACCTCCTACTCCACCGTCGGCACCTCCAGCCACATCACCTGGCAGTATCGTGTGCAGGGCTCGGTCAAGCTCGCCGGCTCCGGCCAGACCAAGAACAGCTTCGGCCCCTGGTCCATCTTCCACTTCGCCTACGCCGCCAAGCACCCCGCGCCCAACAAGCTCGAATACATCTTCCAGAACAACGGCATCACAGAAAAATCCCAGACCGGCGTCGACATCATCTATAACTTCGATCTCGACGAAAACGGCGCAAAACTCCTCAACCCCGACTACATGCGCCACTCCATGCACTGTGTCTCCACCGTCACCAAATAG
- a CDS encoding Stp1/IreP family PP2C-type Ser/Thr phosphatase produces MPNKVEVAALSDVGCVRTNNEDSFGYDPDRQVYVVCDGMGGMASGEVASQMAVSTFLQVVSDAAPATPIEAILNQAIVAANSAVHEVGLQPAHKGMGTTLVAACIEDSKLFIGNVGDSRAYLIQGHQCMQITVDHSYINELIRTGVVKVEDAGSVDLKGMQSVITRAIGVSAAVDPDFFSADLTPGDIVLLASDGLTRYIEQKELGLIIGACDLESSARNMIAVAKERGGTDNITVLLLQLVAEAQPNPLITNAELIA; encoded by the coding sequence GTGCCAAACAAGGTAGAAGTTGCCGCCCTCAGTGACGTCGGGTGCGTCCGCACCAACAACGAAGACTCCTTCGGTTACGATCCAGACCGCCAGGTCTACGTCGTCTGTGACGGCATGGGCGGGATGGCCAGCGGAGAGGTCGCCAGCCAGATGGCCGTCTCCACCTTCCTCCAGGTCGTCTCGGATGCAGCCCCCGCGACACCCATTGAGGCCATCCTGAACCAGGCCATCGTCGCCGCCAACTCAGCCGTCCACGAGGTCGGACTCCAGCCCGCCCACAAAGGCATGGGAACCACCCTCGTCGCCGCCTGCATTGAAGACTCAAAACTCTTCATCGGCAACGTCGGGGATAGCCGCGCCTACCTCATTCAGGGCCACCAGTGCATGCAGATCACCGTCGACCACTCCTACATCAACGAGCTCATCCGCACCGGCGTCGTGAAAGTGGAGGACGCGGGCAGCGTGGACCTTAAGGGCATGCAATCGGTCATCACCCGCGCCATCGGCGTCTCCGCCGCCGTAGATCCCGACTTCTTCTCCGCCGACCTCACCCCCGGAGACATCGTCCTCCTCGCCTCAGACGGCCTCACCCGCTACATCGAGCAGAAGGAACTCGGCCTCATAATCGGAGCCTGCGACCTCGAATCCTCCGCCCGGAATATGATCGCAGTCGCCAAGGAGCGCGGAGGCACGGACAACATCACTGTCCTCCTCCTTCAGCTCGTAGCCGAGGCCCAGCCCAACCCACTGATAACAAACGCCGAACTGATCGCCTGA
- a CDS encoding M24 family metallopeptidase: MDRRHFLQTSAALTLAPLAQAQRTAPAESGPLPPAIAALKNRKSEAIPITLAEREHRFARAQELMAQNGMDAILLVGGTSLLYFTGIRSGNSERLFAFILPRKGEAFIVCPAFEKDRMMERMDSVPGGKSTRIYTWQEHESPSALVGKGLGGTGTLGIEEKTPYIYASEIAKANPHLKLVDATAVTAGCREIKSPAELALMRLASSVTLQVYEAVFTAAHPGMTTRDFSNLCAAAYQRVGFQGDASCQTGIYSALPHGSLTPQIIKENEIVLIDDGCTAEGYYSDLSRTFVYGKPTDRMLKVFEVVHKAQAAAVATARPGIEAQVVDSAARKVITDAGFGPDYKNFLHRVGHGIGMDMHEWTYLVRGNSTVIKANMTFSDEPGIYLPGEFGVRLEDDMVITEDGAKLLTPQSNSLTDPFST; this comes from the coding sequence TTGGACCGTCGCCACTTCCTCCAGACCTCCGCCGCACTGACCCTAGCACCCCTCGCCCAGGCCCAGCGAACCGCACCCGCCGAATCTGGCCCCCTCCCCCCCGCCATAGCCGCCCTCAAGAACCGCAAAAGCGAAGCCATCCCGATCACCTTGGCGGAACGCGAACACCGCTTCGCCCGCGCCCAGGAACTCATGGCCCAGAACGGAATGGACGCAATCCTCCTGGTGGGTGGCACCTCCCTCCTCTACTTCACCGGAATCCGCTCCGGAAATTCAGAACGCCTCTTCGCCTTCATCCTGCCGCGCAAGGGCGAGGCCTTCATCGTCTGCCCCGCCTTCGAGAAGGACCGCATGATGGAGCGCATGGACTCCGTCCCCGGAGGCAAGTCCACCCGCATCTACACCTGGCAGGAACACGAGAGCCCCTCCGCGCTGGTAGGGAAGGGTTTAGGCGGCACCGGCACCTTAGGCATAGAGGAGAAGACCCCCTACATCTACGCCAGTGAGATAGCCAAGGCCAACCCCCACCTCAAGCTGGTGGATGCCACCGCGGTGACTGCGGGTTGTCGCGAAATCAAATCGCCCGCGGAATTGGCGTTGATGCGGCTCGCAAGTTCTGTCACGCTACAGGTTTACGAGGCAGTCTTCACAGCAGCACATCCAGGAATGACCACGCGGGACTTTTCCAATCTGTGTGCCGCGGCGTATCAACGCGTTGGTTTTCAAGGAGATGCGAGCTGTCAGACGGGAATCTACTCGGCTTTGCCGCATGGGTCTTTGACACCGCAGATTATCAAGGAAAATGAGATCGTTTTGATTGACGACGGATGCACTGCGGAGGGCTATTACTCTGATTTATCAAGGACTTTCGTGTATGGGAAGCCTACGGACCGGATGCTGAAGGTGTTTGAGGTGGTACACAAGGCGCAGGCTGCGGCGGTGGCTACGGCGCGGCCTGGGATTGAGGCGCAAGTTGTTGATTCTGCGGCACGTAAGGTCATTACGGATGCGGGATTCGGGCCGGATTACAAGAACTTTCTGCATCGGGTGGGGCACGGGATCGGGATGGATATGCATGAGTGGACGTATCTGGTGCGAGGTAACTCCACTGTTATCAAGGCGAACATGACTTTTTCGGATGAGCCCGGAATCTATCTCCCGGGTGAGTTTGGGGTGCGGTTGGAGGATGACATGGTGATTACGGAAGATGGAGCCAAGTTGTTGACTCCACAGAGCAATTCGCTCACGGACCCGTTTTCTACCTAG
- a CDS encoding GntR family transcriptional regulator, which translates to MVEKLDPLPNLTELAYLSIKRSMLEGKVEWHQRLTEDMLASQLGISKSPVREALNTLQGEGLIRIESRRGAYLRQFTAQDVNDLYDLRGVLEAHAVAKAKVTPELLQALWQSVDDMKQGLQSHDKVKHIEEDNRFHALIAQATGNEELGGTLRNVQNKIWLCRSKSYDLSSSTAPAAHAAIVEALESGDKKKAQRCMRDHIETVRKRLVKRIDEESRPGAKDKGKDYGDKKG; encoded by the coding sequence TTGGTCGAAAAGCTGGATCCGCTCCCTAACCTGACTGAACTGGCTTATCTGTCGATCAAACGCTCGATGCTCGAAGGCAAGGTCGAGTGGCACCAGCGTCTGACGGAGGACATGCTGGCGAGCCAGCTTGGCATCAGCAAGTCTCCGGTGCGGGAGGCTTTGAATACGCTGCAGGGCGAAGGCCTGATCCGGATCGAATCGCGCCGCGGGGCTTACCTGCGGCAGTTCACGGCGCAGGATGTGAACGACCTGTATGACCTGCGAGGAGTGTTGGAGGCTCACGCGGTGGCCAAGGCGAAGGTGACGCCGGAGCTGCTTCAGGCTTTGTGGCAGAGCGTGGACGACATGAAGCAGGGTCTCCAGTCGCATGACAAGGTCAAGCACATTGAAGAAGACAACCGGTTCCACGCCCTGATTGCGCAGGCGACGGGTAATGAGGAGCTGGGGGGCACGCTGCGGAATGTGCAGAACAAGATCTGGCTGTGCCGGAGCAAGAGCTACGACCTTTCCTCCAGCACGGCGCCGGCGGCTCATGCGGCGATCGTGGAGGCGCTGGAGTCCGGGGACAAGAAGAAAGCCCAGCGGTGTATGCGGGATCATATCGAGACGGTGCGGAAGAGGCTGGTGAAACGGATCGACGAAGAGAGCCGGCCCGGAGCTAAGGACAAGGGCAAAGATTACGGGGATAAAAAGGGATAA